One Magnetococcales bacterium DNA segment encodes these proteins:
- a CDS encoding cyclic nucleotide-binding domain-containing protein codes for MSLFKKSAPVPPKAKSEAPAKGKSETSGPVGKEAVLSGNAPPKGKGGAGQASLPPLEPLQFIALENVYCPMTLKGEGLSCHIDMVGADYQVRTFSGQREISSELIPPTDRKKKAVTEFMFKGMIGIHLHPAGMVLTLEQEKNMQGQPRANQPPLEIVGANPPEEIETLRARRFFSYDLHRCTPDKPLVVAINKEHMHFQIRLLESDGDDQWGMFISSPKGVVRDDSKPILILGKGVRQRIDRAFFTQLAGTSGGGIDARTWNRDVPDPILMEVHVDGNLVMTIEEMFTVNGLTTLEDMEKVRYFGLVNGQTPEQQEAHLKECEKIALEIRDSLREGLVAHALEMALARDRKSIVRRAGAALHKENRDGVCILALELAVKEVLAPSYAGASGSETSMNVSHETLRLLNAITSDLTGWVDADPTRDTAVAALARGIGGAEHLKGEGIDEKMMAVLPRGDSGSAETGTPLFEEVVVMVGRTLSSKLFAKETRLLAKDVAAAQDRNVKESLATALEANIVRHARNLLQKALVRLAVKDHLLDIEKAKREQLKFDPAQVSDQGISDRELETILTRYDAYSEYLDRAYEARINKMLSGIIRDFQIGTNDEQMHSLSTKSFLAYLVALRTSGGTVSEKADNVPAVSSLQALPDAIPDIQISQPDPGTPKGMVRVVHREGVLLETEFAMAPRSGSAPEGVANNVWFAFRDLAERIMDFYLTGESQKKRDRDQINLATTTFTKLFLLKVLNLYRGLQNIPSRTDFDNLQEVLEKAVGILTVRAGESADDELLDVRNRPKTLAEPAFNIRHDLRQMLLAMEKEGQLEKDSFRFKQRVRSFALMGGGKNQDKVVLPIVIRAQAGLINLDARFNDEGFSKAIRLVQNPDGAAAETSDTTTLTRTGVKPAVAGTATPAQPQGKPQQARPTSEPAKDNRAVIFKLINSLPFFSRFSEYEKKRITERDVSFKIFQKDALIIEDGTRDTAFFVLIRGTVSVTKNNKIVAKLTPGEMFGEISFLTNTPRTMNIKANEQVVVLRVDQDMMSQLEQESREKFKDHIINRQVARLAETTDKLVGPDAVNVTTVIAHPLEGELRNLDRDTAMGLIDRLPFFSQFSSYEKKRITAFNTSFRTFKAKGEIIREGTLDTSFFILINGKVDVVKGDVVIAQLGPGEFFGDMAFLTNSQRTTSVISQGEVLVMRIDQDLMKRMGSEIREKLKDQFLIKLTQRLLQTTGKALKK; via the coding sequence ATGAGCCTGTTCAAGAAGAGCGCCCCTGTCCCGCCGAAAGCCAAAAGCGAAGCCCCCGCCAAGGGAAAGAGTGAAACCTCCGGCCCGGTCGGAAAAGAGGCCGTCCTCTCCGGGAACGCCCCCCCGAAAGGCAAAGGGGGCGCAGGACAGGCATCCCTTCCGCCTCTGGAACCGCTTCAATTCATCGCGCTGGAAAACGTCTACTGTCCCATGACCCTCAAGGGGGAGGGATTGAGCTGCCACATCGACATGGTCGGCGCTGATTATCAGGTTCGGACCTTTTCGGGACAACGAGAGATCTCCTCGGAGCTCATTCCGCCGACCGATCGCAAGAAAAAGGCGGTCACCGAATTCATGTTCAAAGGGATGATCGGCATCCATCTGCATCCGGCGGGGATGGTCCTTACCCTGGAGCAGGAAAAAAACATGCAGGGGCAGCCTCGTGCCAATCAGCCGCCGCTGGAAATCGTCGGGGCCAATCCGCCGGAAGAGATCGAAACCTTGCGTGCCCGACGTTTTTTTTCCTATGACCTTCATCGATGCACTCCCGACAAGCCGTTGGTGGTGGCGATCAACAAGGAGCACATGCACTTCCAGATCCGGCTTCTGGAGTCGGATGGGGATGATCAATGGGGAATGTTCATTTCGAGTCCCAAGGGGGTCGTTCGGGACGACAGCAAACCGATACTGATTCTTGGAAAGGGTGTCAGACAACGGATCGACCGGGCGTTTTTTACTCAGTTGGCGGGGACCAGCGGTGGTGGCATCGATGCCCGGACCTGGAATCGTGATGTCCCGGATCCGATTCTCATGGAAGTCCATGTCGATGGCAATCTTGTGATGACCATCGAGGAAATGTTTACCGTCAATGGGTTGACGACCCTTGAAGACATGGAGAAGGTGCGCTATTTCGGCCTTGTCAATGGTCAGACGCCGGAGCAGCAGGAAGCCCATCTGAAGGAATGCGAAAAGATCGCTCTGGAGATTCGTGATTCCCTGCGCGAGGGCCTCGTTGCCCACGCGCTGGAAATGGCCCTGGCGCGCGATCGCAAGTCCATCGTCCGTCGGGCCGGGGCGGCGCTCCACAAGGAAAACAGGGATGGTGTCTGCATTCTGGCGCTGGAACTGGCGGTGAAGGAGGTTCTGGCCCCTTCCTATGCCGGGGCCAGTGGCAGTGAAACATCGATGAATGTCAGTCACGAAACCCTTCGCCTGCTCAATGCCATCACCAGCGACCTGACGGGTTGGGTCGATGCCGATCCGACTCGGGATACCGCCGTGGCGGCCCTGGCACGGGGCATCGGAGGCGCGGAGCACCTGAAGGGAGAAGGAATCGATGAAAAAATGATGGCGGTCTTGCCTCGGGGCGACTCCGGATCCGCCGAGACCGGGACACCCCTGTTCGAAGAGGTCGTGGTCATGGTGGGCCGGACCCTTTCGTCGAAGCTGTTCGCCAAGGAGACCCGACTGTTGGCCAAGGATGTCGCCGCGGCCCAGGACAGGAACGTGAAGGAATCCCTGGCGACCGCCCTGGAGGCCAACATCGTCCGACATGCCCGGAATTTATTGCAGAAGGCCCTCGTCCGCCTGGCAGTGAAAGACCATCTGCTGGACATCGAGAAGGCCAAGCGTGAACAGTTGAAATTCGACCCGGCCCAGGTCAGCGATCAGGGAATTTCGGATCGCGAACTGGAAACCATCCTGACCCGCTACGATGCCTATTCCGAGTATCTTGACCGCGCCTACGAAGCGCGGATCAACAAAATGCTGTCGGGGATCATCCGCGATTTTCAGATTGGCACCAACGATGAACAGATGCACTCCCTTTCCACCAAGAGTTTTCTGGCCTATCTCGTCGCCCTGAGGACTTCCGGGGGAACGGTCAGCGAAAAGGCGGATAATGTCCCGGCGGTATCGAGCCTGCAAGCCCTTCCCGACGCCATTCCCGATATTCAGATTTCCCAGCCCGATCCGGGTACACCCAAGGGGATGGTGCGCGTGGTCCATCGCGAGGGGGTGCTTCTGGAGACGGAATTCGCCATGGCGCCCCGTTCCGGGTCTGCGCCCGAGGGAGTGGCCAACAACGTCTGGTTCGCCTTTCGGGATCTGGCGGAACGGATCATGGATTTTTATCTGACGGGGGAATCGCAAAAGAAACGGGATCGCGATCAGATCAATCTGGCCACGACCACCTTTACAAAATTGTTCCTTCTCAAGGTTCTCAATCTCTATCGTGGACTTCAGAACATTCCATCACGCACGGATTTCGACAATCTCCAGGAGGTCCTGGAGAAGGCTGTCGGAATTTTGACGGTTCGTGCCGGGGAATCCGCCGATGACGAACTGCTCGATGTGCGCAATCGTCCCAAGACCCTCGCCGAACCGGCGTTCAACATTCGTCATGATCTGCGGCAGATGCTTTTGGCCATGGAAAAGGAGGGGCAACTGGAAAAGGATTCATTTCGTTTCAAGCAGCGTGTCCGGTCTTTTGCCCTGATGGGGGGGGGGAAGAATCAGGACAAGGTGGTATTGCCGATCGTCATTCGCGCCCAGGCGGGGCTGATCAACCTGGATGCCAGGTTCAATGACGAGGGCTTTTCCAAGGCGATCCGACTGGTGCAAAACCCCGATGGCGCCGCCGCCGAAACTTCCGATACCACCACCCTGACCCGTACCGGCGTAAAACCCGCCGTCGCCGGAACCGCCACGCCAGCCCAGCCACAGGGCAAGCCCCAGCAGGCGCGCCCGACCTCCGAACCCGCCAAGGACAATCGCGCCGTCATCTTCAAGTTGATCAACAGCCTGCCCTTCTTTTCCCGCTTTTCCGAGTACGAAAAAAAACGGATCACCGAACGCGATGTCAGTTTCAAGATTTTTCAGAAGGATGCCCTGATCATCGAGGATGGAACGCGCGATACCGCCTTTTTCGTGCTGATCCGGGGAACCGTCAGCGTCACCAAGAACAACAAAATTGTCGCCAAACTGACCCCGGGCGAAATGTTCGGCGAAATTTCCTTCCTCACCAACACCCCACGCACCATGAACATCAAGGCCAATGAACAGGTGGTGGTCCTGAGGGTCGATCAGGACATGATGAGCCAGCTGGAACAGGAGAGCCGGGAGAAATTCAAGGATCACATCATCAATCGCCAGGTGGCGCGACTTGCCGAGACCACCGACAAACTCGTCGGCCCCGATGCCGTCAATGTGACCACCGTGATCGCCCATCCCCTCGAAGGGGAACTGCGCAATCTGGACCGGGATACCGCAATGGGATTGATCGACCGGTTGCCGTTTTTTTCCCAGTTTTCCAGCTATGAAAAAAAACGGATCACCGCCTTCAATACCAGTTTCCGCACGTTCAAGGCCAAGGGAGAGATCATCCGCGAAGGGACCCTGGATACCTCCTTCTTCATCCTCATCAATGGCAAAGTGGATGTCGTCAAGGGAGACGTAGTCATCGCCCAGTTGGGACCCGGGGAGTTTTTCGGCGACATGGCCTTTCTCACCAATTCCCAGAGAACGACCAGTGTCATCAGTCAGGGAGAGGTGCTGGTCATGCGGATCGATCAGGATCTGATGAAACGGATGGGCTCGGAGATCCGTGAAAAACTCAAGGACCAGTTTCTCATCAAGTTGACCCAACGTCTGTTGCAAACGACAGGAAAAGCCTTGAAAAAATAG
- a CDS encoding membrane integrity-associated transporter subunit PqiC: MNVNRLGWLLWGISWMGWSLLVAGCASMVAGDGSPPTRYYLLSAMTGRTVADHQPRGAVRLALEPVELPDYLSRPQIVSRQGDHRLMVAESDLWAEELAAGLARVMVENLSLLLDSDQIWHLPVKRGGRPDFRLWIRMVGFEIDALGRPWFAARWRLQGPGDQEGAVVGEMTEIRGDPVGRNDQEAQVAALSALLETFSRRVAARLTGLRLKQSASIAAPMSSFLPSLPDVAPLPRP; encoded by the coding sequence ATGAACGTCAATCGTCTGGGATGGTTGCTTTGGGGAATTTCCTGGATGGGATGGTCCCTTCTTGTGGCGGGGTGTGCCTCGATGGTCGCCGGGGACGGTTCGCCCCCGACGCGGTATTATCTGTTGTCGGCCATGACGGGGCGAACGGTGGCGGATCATCAGCCCCGTGGCGCCGTCCGCCTGGCGCTGGAACCGGTGGAGTTGCCCGATTATCTTTCCCGTCCGCAAATTGTTTCGCGTCAGGGCGATCATCGTCTGATGGTGGCGGAGTCCGATCTTTGGGCCGAGGAATTGGCGGCGGGATTGGCCAGGGTCATGGTGGAAAATCTGTCGCTGCTTCTGGATTCCGATCAGATATGGCACCTGCCGGTCAAACGGGGCGGGAGGCCCGATTTTCGCCTGTGGATCCGGATGGTCGGTTTCGAGATCGATGCCCTGGGGCGTCCCTGGTTTGCGGCCCGCTGGCGTCTTCAGGGGCCGGGAGACCAGGAGGGGGCGGTCGTGGGAGAGATGACCGAGATCCGGGGTGATCCGGTCGGACGCAACGATCAGGAGGCCCAGGTCGCCGCATTGAGTGCCCTGCTCGAAACCTTCAGCCGCCGGGTCGCCGCGCGGCTGACCGGGCTGCGGCTGAAACAATCCGCATCGATTGCGGCACCGATGTCTTCGTTCCTCCCTTCCCTGCCCGATGTGGCGCCGTTGCCCCGACCATGA
- a CDS encoding MCE family protein, whose protein sequence is MITTEGNDDATHGGRSIQGDGFAVDPVIRSAGRSLSLFWLIPLIVAAVGIWLIHDTLSSRGPLITITFGTAEGIEAGKTRVRHKAVDVGRVESVRLSPDFSRVELSVRLVAGTENFLAANARFWVVQPRLSLQGVSGLGTLVSGAYIEMEPGTEGPVKEWFTGLESPPLIRSGAAGTKIRLATERLGGLTAGSPVYYLGIPAGEVLGFDLNNTSDGVVVHAFIKEPYQERVKPNSRFWKVSGIDLSVDADGVRVTASSLSALLLGGIAFETPETQEPLEPVHTGHLFTLFEDQNAVTEAAYRKKIPCVMYFDGSVRGLKTGAPVEFRGIKIGSVRDIHMEFDQANTTFRIEVLVELEPERVADADDRNSLESANDLLQTLIDRGLRGQLETANYLTGQLFVNLVMRPDTPIHRVGRDTRYRELPTVPSNLDEISASATALLKKLSTFPAEEIGRNLNETLAGMNRTVNAPVILEAAGAMRDALATLKTTMARLDGKVEPLGRDLAQATQAATRALASTDRLMGNLNDLADPDAPLNYRMLELTRELTLTSRAIRTFVDIMNRRPEALVFGKEKKQE, encoded by the coding sequence ATGATCACGACCGAGGGTAACGATGATGCCACACATGGGGGACGGTCCATCCAGGGCGATGGGTTCGCGGTCGATCCGGTGATCCGGAGCGCCGGGCGGTCCCTGTCTTTGTTCTGGTTGATACCATTGATCGTCGCCGCGGTCGGGATATGGTTGATCCACGATACCCTTTCCTCCCGGGGACCGCTCATCACCATCACCTTCGGTACCGCCGAAGGGATCGAGGCGGGAAAGACCCGGGTGCGTCACAAGGCGGTGGATGTGGGACGGGTCGAATCGGTGCGATTGAGCCCCGATTTTTCCCGGGTGGAGCTGTCGGTCCGCCTGGTGGCGGGGACCGAAAATTTTCTCGCCGCCAATGCCAGGTTCTGGGTTGTCCAGCCGCGTCTGTCCCTTCAGGGGGTCTCGGGTTTGGGAACCCTGGTTTCGGGGGCCTACATCGAAATGGAACCGGGGACCGAGGGGCCGGTCAAGGAATGGTTCACGGGGTTGGAAAGTCCGCCCCTGATCCGGTCGGGCGCGGCGGGTACCAAGATACGTCTGGCGACGGAACGGTTGGGGGGACTGACGGCGGGATCGCCGGTCTATTATCTGGGGATCCCCGCCGGCGAAGTGCTGGGGTTCGACCTGAACAACACTTCGGACGGCGTGGTCGTTCATGCCTTCATCAAGGAACCCTACCAGGAGCGGGTCAAGCCCAACAGTCGGTTCTGGAAGGTGAGCGGTATCGATCTGTCCGTGGATGCCGACGGCGTGCGCGTGACCGCCTCATCCCTGTCGGCGCTTCTGTTGGGGGGGATCGCCTTCGAGACGCCCGAAACCCAGGAACCTCTGGAACCGGTCCATACCGGCCACCTGTTCACCCTGTTCGAGGATCAGAATGCCGTTACCGAAGCGGCCTACCGCAAGAAAATTCCATGCGTGATGTATTTCGATGGTTCGGTCCGTGGTCTGAAAACCGGGGCGCCGGTGGAATTCCGTGGCATCAAGATTGGATCGGTTCGGGATATTCACATGGAGTTCGACCAGGCCAACACGACCTTTCGCATCGAGGTTCTTGTGGAACTCGAACCGGAACGGGTTGCCGACGCCGATGATCGCAATTCGCTGGAATCGGCCAACGATCTGCTCCAGACATTGATCGATCGGGGATTGCGCGGGCAGTTGGAAACGGCCAATTATCTGACCGGACAGTTGTTCGTCAATCTGGTGATGCGTCCCGATACCCCGATCCATCGGGTGGGACGGGATACACGTTACCGGGAGTTGCCCACGGTCCCTTCCAATCTGGATGAAATCAGCGCGTCGGCGACGGCATTGCTGAAAAAGCTTTCGACCTTTCCCGCCGAGGAGATTGGCCGGAATCTGAACGAAACGCTGGCCGGCATGAACCGGACCGTCAACGCCCCGGTAATCCTCGAAGCGGCGGGCGCCATGCGCGATGCCCTGGCCACTCTGAAAACGACCATGGCCCGTCTTGACGGCAAGGTCGAACCCCTCGGACGGGACCTGGCCCAGGCCACCCAGGCAGCTACCCGGGCCTTGGCTTCGACCGACCGGTTGATGGGGAATCTCAACGATCTGGCCGATCCCGATGCGCCGTTGAATTATCGCATGCTGGAACTGACCCGGGAATTGACCCTGACCTCGCGGGCCATCCGCACGTTCGTCGATATCATGAACCGTCGGCCCGAGGCATTGGTGTTTGGCAAGGAGAAGAAACAGGAATGA
- a CDS encoding paraquat-inducible protein A, with amino-acid sequence MALRSSCRLSEAVREEEHWLACPECDLLHRPPLLAAGEEACCRRCGGVLARHRPDHLKRCLSLTLAAALLFAMANVSPLLMLRLGGRETSMTLLEGALELGQHGLWDVVVLVVLTSVLFPLLHFSALLYVLLPLSFGHCVPGAALWFRAAELFSPWGMIGVYMLGVMVAVVKLADLATVTPGIATYALGGLVFCSTAAGHALDGADVWRRIGVMTLHESRCKAGLIRCHACGLVTRAPEKHPCPRCRAPLHRRKPRSLQRTWTLTLAAAILYVPANLYPIMTVTRLGQGEPNTILSGVIALIEEDMWPLAMIVFMASVVVPLGKIMILIYLLVSVQRGHDGRFKERMILYRLMETFGHWSMVDIFLVTILASLVKMGTLATIEPEIGVSFFGAVVILTLFAARAFDPRLIWDRADDHDRG; translated from the coding sequence ATGGCATTACGGTCATCCTGTCGTCTTTCGGAGGCGGTCCGGGAAGAAGAACACTGGCTTGCCTGTCCCGAATGCGACCTGTTGCACCGGCCACCGCTTCTGGCCGCCGGAGAGGAGGCTTGCTGCCGGCGCTGTGGCGGGGTATTGGCGCGGCATCGACCGGATCATTTGAAACGTTGCCTTTCCTTGACGTTGGCGGCGGCGCTTCTTTTTGCCATGGCCAACGTGTCTCCCCTGTTGATGCTGCGGCTGGGCGGGCGTGAAACCTCCATGACCCTCCTGGAGGGGGCCTTGGAACTGGGGCAACATGGACTTTGGGATGTGGTGGTTCTGGTCGTTTTGACGAGTGTTCTGTTTCCATTGTTGCATTTTTCCGCCCTGCTTTATGTTTTGCTTCCCTTGTCGTTCGGGCATTGTGTGCCGGGGGCGGCGTTGTGGTTTCGGGCAGCGGAATTGTTTTCTCCCTGGGGGATGATCGGGGTGTACATGCTTGGGGTCATGGTGGCGGTGGTCAAATTGGCCGATCTGGCGACAGTGACGCCGGGGATCGCGACCTATGCCCTTGGTGGGCTTGTGTTTTGCAGCACCGCCGCCGGTCACGCGCTGGATGGCGCCGATGTATGGCGGCGCATCGGCGTCATGACCTTGCATGAGTCGCGTTGCAAAGCGGGGCTGATCCGCTGTCATGCCTGTGGTCTGGTGACCCGGGCGCCGGAAAAACATCCCTGTCCCCGTTGTCGCGCGCCACTGCATCGGCGTAAACCACGTAGCCTGCAAAGAACCTGGACCCTGACACTCGCCGCGGCCATTCTTTATGTTCCCGCCAATCTGTATCCCATCATGACGGTGACCCGGTTGGGGCAGGGTGAACCCAATACCATTCTCTCCGGCGTGATCGCCCTGATCGAGGAGGACATGTGGCCGTTGGCCATGATCGTCTTCATGGCGAGCGTCGTCGTTCCCCTGGGCAAGATCATGATCCTGATCTATCTTCTGGTTTCGGTGCAGCGCGGTCACGACGGACGTTTCAAGGAGCGGATGATTCTCTATCGTTTGATGGAAACCTTCGGCCATTGGTCGATGGTCGATATTTTTCTCGTGACGATCCTGGCTTCCCTGGTCAAGATGGGGACCCTGGCCACCATCGAACCGGAAATCGGTGTCTCCTTTTTTGGGGCGGTGGTCATCCTGACCCTGTTTGCCGCTCGTGCCTTCGATCCACGATTGATCTGGGACCGCGCCGATGATCACGACCGAGGGTAA
- a CDS encoding HAD-IA family hydrolase, translating into MFVFLDIGFTLMGGPSEGPGRRLLRHLGLPDSAKTELNRLLFESFFADPAELAQGLSRRFDVHGIDPFPIVADLWRRQVDEADPLPGSREGLRRLRDAGIPFGFVTNIWEPFLAGFARLFPEEYQDCPLFASCRLGCSKPDLQLYRKALSHTGIDPRDAVMIGDTYENDIAPARKLGMKTIWVLSRPEKERSDLIAVLNKTMPPPDRTVAGIDQLRTEMIEALWSIHR; encoded by the coding sequence ATGTTTGTTTTTCTGGATATAGGATTTACCCTCATGGGCGGTCCGTCCGAGGGACCGGGGCGACGGTTGCTGCGCCACCTGGGGTTGCCGGATTCGGCCAAAACGGAGCTGAACCGACTGTTGTTCGAAAGTTTTTTTGCCGATCCCGCCGAACTGGCCCAGGGGCTTTCACGGCGGTTCGATGTCCATGGCATCGATCCTTTTCCGATCGTGGCCGATCTGTGGCGACGGCAGGTGGATGAAGCCGATCCTCTGCCGGGATCACGGGAGGGGCTTCGGCGGCTGCGGGACGCGGGGATTCCCTTTGGTTTCGTCACCAACATCTGGGAACCGTTCCTGGCCGGATTTGCCCGATTGTTTCCCGAGGAATACCAGGACTGCCCTCTTTTCGCCTCGTGCCGCCTGGGGTGTTCGAAACCGGACCTCCAACTTTATCGGAAGGCCCTGAGCCATACCGGAATCGATCCTCGGGATGCCGTCATGATCGGCGATACCTACGAAAATGATATTGCCCCGGCCCGGAAACTGGGGATGAAGACCATCTGGGTTCTCAGTCGCCCCGAGAAGGAACGAAGCGATCTGATTGCCGTCTTGAATAAAACGATGCCGCCTCCGGATCGGACCGTGGCGGGAATCGACCAGTTGCGCACCGAGATGATCGAAGCGCTTTGGTCGATTCATCGATAG
- the radA gene encoding DNA repair protein RadA gives MSREKDKPQFFCESCGASSVRWEGRCGVCDAWNTIKEFRPGSTGGARRKGGPVVAARPQPLSEVRSEESFKRLIGSGAELNRVLGGGLTPGSVVLVAGDPGIGKSTLLMETLAGFSHSWPVLYVSGEESVEQLKQRGDRLGVKGERFPVLMENRLEVVRQAVEEVGPEILVVDSIQTLASESSPSAAGTVNQVRECAGQLIHLAKNRNMAVFLVGHVTKDGQIAGPRVLEHMVDTVLYFEGERGHDYRILRAVKNRFGPSNEIGVFEMTQSGLKEVANPSELFLSERIRGAAGSVVFPGIEGTRPVLVEIQSLVAPSVLPQPRRNTLGWDPNRLAMLTAVLEKRSGLGFHNHDIFLNIAGGFRVTEPAADLAVAASLFGSLKNLSLDPALVVIGEIGLGGEVRAVRHVSTRLREAEKLGFERALLPEKCMKHVAETQKMTLIAVSSVTDMFRRLP, from the coding sequence ATGAGCCGGGAAAAAGACAAACCACAATTTTTCTGTGAATCCTGTGGCGCTTCCTCGGTGCGCTGGGAGGGCCGTTGCGGTGTGTGCGATGCCTGGAACACCATCAAGGAATTTCGTCCGGGTTCGACGGGTGGCGCCCGGCGCAAGGGGGGACCGGTCGTGGCGGCACGGCCACAACCATTGTCCGAGGTCCGGTCGGAGGAATCGTTCAAACGGTTGATCGGTTCCGGTGCGGAGCTGAATCGGGTATTGGGGGGCGGTCTGACCCCTGGTTCGGTGGTGTTGGTGGCGGGCGACCCGGGTATTGGCAAATCGACCCTGCTCATGGAAACCCTGGCGGGGTTTTCCCATTCCTGGCCGGTTTTGTATGTTTCCGGAGAGGAATCGGTGGAACAATTGAAACAACGGGGCGATCGTCTCGGGGTGAAGGGCGAACGGTTTCCGGTCCTGATGGAAAACCGTCTGGAGGTTGTGCGGCAGGCGGTGGAGGAGGTCGGGCCTGAAATTCTGGTTGTCGATTCGATTCAGACCCTTGCCAGTGAATCGTCGCCGTCGGCGGCGGGGACGGTCAATCAGGTCCGGGAATGTGCCGGGCAGTTGATTCATCTGGCCAAGAACCGCAACATGGCGGTGTTTCTGGTGGGCCATGTGACCAAGGATGGCCAGATCGCCGGACCGCGGGTTCTGGAACACATGGTGGATACGGTCCTTTATTTCGAGGGGGAGCGGGGACATGATTACCGTATCCTGAGGGCGGTCAAGAACCGTTTCGGTCCCTCCAATGAAATCGGCGTCTTCGAGATGACGCAAAGCGGGTTGAAGGAGGTGGCCAATCCTTCGGAGTTGTTCCTGTCGGAGCGGATTCGGGGTGCGGCGGGGTCGGTGGTGTTTCCGGGGATCGAGGGGACCCGTCCGGTCCTGGTGGAGATTCAATCCTTGGTGGCGCCGAGCGTTCTGCCGCAACCGCGGCGCAACACCCTGGGATGGGATCCCAATCGTCTGGCGATGTTGACGGCGGTTTTGGAAAAACGGTCGGGTCTGGGATTTCACAACCATGACATCTTTTTGAACATTGCGGGTGGATTTCGGGTGACGGAACCGGCGGCGGACCTGGCGGTGGCGGCGTCGTTGTTCGGATCGTTGAAAAATCTGAGCCTTGATCCGGCCCTGGTGGTCATCGGCGAGATTGGTTTGGGGGGAGAGGTGCGTGCGGTGCGTCATGTTTCGACCCGTTTGCGCGAAGCGGAAAAATTGGGCTTCGAGCGGGCGTTGTTGCCGGAAAAGTGCATGAAACATGTTGCGGAGACCCAGAAAATGACTTTGATTGCGGTATCCTCGGTGACGGATATGTTTCGGCGGCTGCCGTGA
- a CDS encoding HD-GYP domain-containing protein: METTPIEETVQQQLEAQLKELLDDAESRPFVAPSVHLSEESNKAAEIKKLAKKLVASALEDARMGRKVVMKPIHDLTGKMMESLLNNDDALLNFSLIKRRDDYLFQHSVNVGVFLMAVARSLGFEENAIIASGIGGMMHDIGMVRIPEDIYNKPTKLTEYEFRQVQKHVELGHRLLARTPGVPDLALLIAGGHHTRLDGSGYSLNHAQGKYTRIQQLSAIVDIYDALTSHRPYRRAWAATNALKKIHEMSIRGQLSPELVQIFIRHIGIFPVGSVVRLENQLIGLVVQTNRNHLLYPRVRLLVDARDKKTIEPREVDLMEWRDKQQGYVIISGEQPEDWGIDPESALPHPEH; this comes from the coding sequence ATGGAAACAACCCCGATCGAAGAGACCGTTCAACAGCAGCTCGAAGCGCAGCTCAAGGAATTGTTGGACGACGCGGAATCCCGACCCTTTGTCGCCCCCAGCGTCCACCTGAGCGAGGAGTCGAACAAGGCGGCCGAGATCAAGAAACTGGCAAAGAAACTTGTCGCCAGCGCCCTGGAAGATGCCCGGATGGGACGCAAGGTCGTCATGAAACCCATCCACGACCTCACCGGGAAAATGATGGAATCCCTGCTCAACAACGATGATGCCCTGCTCAATTTCAGCCTGATCAAACGGCGCGACGACTACCTGTTTCAACATTCGGTCAACGTCGGCGTGTTCCTGATGGCGGTCGCCCGGTCGCTCGGTTTCGAGGAAAACGCCATCATCGCCTCCGGCATTGGCGGGATGATGCATGACATCGGCATGGTGCGCATTCCCGAGGACATCTACAACAAACCGACCAAACTCACCGAGTATGAATTTCGTCAGGTGCAAAAACATGTCGAACTCGGCCATCGCCTGCTGGCGCGCACTCCGGGCGTTCCCGACCTTGCACTGTTGATCGCCGGGGGCCATCATACCCGCCTCGACGGTTCCGGATATTCCCTGAACCATGCCCAGGGAAAATACACCCGGATCCAACAACTTTCCGCCATCGTCGATATTTACGACGCCCTGACCTCCCACCGTCCCTACCGCAGGGCCTGGGCCGCCACCAATGCCCTCAAGAAAATCCACGAAATGTCCATCCGCGGACAACTCAGCCCCGAACTGGTCCAGATTTTCATCCGTCACATCGGAATTTTTCCGGTCGGATCGGTGGTACGCCTGGAAAACCAGTTGATCGGATTGGTCGTCCAGACCAATCGCAATCACCTGCTCTATCCCAGGGTCCGTCTCCTCGTGGACGCACGTGACAAAAAAACGATCGAGCCCCGCGAGGTCGATCTCATGGAATGGCGCGACAAACAACAAGGATATGTCATCATCTCCGGCGAGCAACCCGAAGATTGGGGCATCGATCCAGAGTCGGCCCTGCCGCACCCGGAACACTGA